A single genomic interval of Octopus bimaculoides isolate UCB-OBI-ISO-001 chromosome 10, ASM119413v2, whole genome shotgun sequence harbors:
- the LOC106883983 gene encoding D-3-phosphoglycerate dehydrogenase — MNTPMSNTLSATEHTCALIIALSRHVPQAAKSMKEGLWDRKKYMGTELYGKTLGIIGLGRIGREVAKRMQSFGMKTVGFDPIVTEEEALKCNITKLSLEETLRLSHYLTVHTPLIPQTKHLINSQTLSSCPKGVKVVNCARGGIINEKDLLSALESGQCGGAALDVFEQEPPTNSNLIQHEKVISTPHLGASTVEAQKRCGEDAARQIVNFVQGVDYTGALNGFGIMNAFDPKIQPWMSLAYNFGIIIWKYIEKFLMTSFQDVKLAVNLKGCGLKTAKDSIIGAFYTGILKENNRNVNLVNAFKIFDQNKMDVQVNYEESTAVFFSVDIILKETVVWKIGGTSQGHNPTLLYIGNNSHLTCPLTLKDTFLFFPISKQTEIIEQLIQKQDVCGNSLSSIIMPHEKKNESWCVITAHGKLDAPESGKGFEMCFQVSVSPLSEVLPF, encoded by the exons gCATGTTCCTCAAGCAGCCAAATCTATGAAAGAAGGTTTGTGGGACCGCAAAAAATATATGGGTACTGAGTTGTATGGCAAAACTCTTGGAATTATTGGTTTGGGTCGTATAGGCAGAGAAGTTGCAAAACGTATGCAGTCTTTTGGTATGAAG actgTTGGTTTTGACCCAATAGTAACAGAAGAAGAAGCTCTGAAGTGCAATATTACGAAATTATCTCTTGAAGAAACACTTCGCTTGTCCCATTATCTCACAGTTCATACCCCATTGATTCCCCAAACCAAAC ATCTGATAAACTCTCAAACCCTGTCATCCTGTCCTAAGGGAGTAAAAGTGGTAAACTGTGCACGTGGTGGAATAATCAATGAGAAGGATTTGCTTTCAGCTTTAGAATCCGGTCAGTGTGGAGGGGCAGCACTTGACGTCTTTGAGCAG gaGCCTCCCACAAATTCCAACTTAATTCAGCATGAGAAGGTGATCTCTACTCCACATCTGGGAGCTAGCACTGTGGAAGCTCAGAAACGGTGTGGAGAAGATGCAGCACGGCAAATTGTTAACTTTGTGCAAGGTGTTGACTACACTGGAGCT CTCAATGGTTTTGGCATTATGAATGCTTTTGACCCAAAGATTCAACCTTGGATGTCTTTAGCTTATAATTTTGGAATCATTATTTGGAAATACATTGAAAAGTTTCTTATGACTTCCTTCCAAGATGTGAAACTTGCAGTCAATTTAAAAG GTTGTGGACTAAAAACTGCTAAAGACAGTATCATTGGTGCTTTTTATACTGGTATcttgaaagaaaataacagaaatgttaaTCTGGTGAATGCTTTCAAGATCTTTGACCAGAATAAAATGGAT gtTCAAGTGAATTATGAAGAATCTACAGcagtctttttttctgttgatattatattGAAAGAAACGGTTGTGTGGAAGATTGGTGGAACTTCACAAGGGCATAACCCAACACTGCTCTATATTGGGAACAATTCTCACCTAACATGCCCTTTGACACTGAAAGACACTTTCTTATTTTTCCCAATCAGTAAACAAACTGAAATCATTGAACAGTTAATTC AGAAACAAGATGTGTGTGGAAACTCTTTGTCTTCTATAATAATGccacatgaaaagaaaaatgaaagctgGTGTGTTATTACTGCTCATGGGAAGCTGGATGCTCCTGAATCTGGAAAAGGTTTTGAAATGTGTTTCCAAGTCTCAGTCTCTCCTCTCTCAGAAGTATTACCATTTTAA